A region from the Triticum aestivum cultivar Chinese Spring chromosome 3D, IWGSC CS RefSeq v2.1, whole genome shotgun sequence genome encodes:
- the LOC123073812 gene encoding glycosyltransferase BC10 produces MKKPMAAGSGRVNVVPMLLVFCLAYVLGLVSNVTFENFYVHNFLSPLMLPASRLQTPPTTPEAVPCILPPSLPPPEPTPPPPASLERRRMESGSGAMHNMTDEELLWRASMVPRIKSTPKHGIVPKVAFLFLVRGDVPLRPLWDKFFEGHEGLYSIYVHTSPDYTGSAPPDSPFYGRIIPSQRTSWGNINLMDAERRLLGNALLDVANARFALLSESCIPILGFPALYAYLTGSNTSFVDSFDRRDGRARHREFFAERNISLAQWRKGAQWFEMDRAFALEVVSDETYYGPVFRNGKHGVRNLEEHYPMTLASVLGWGARNSNRTVTYSDWRHPVGQHPKSHNGSEITEELFEEMRRGYGDCYYNGGVAEVCAVFARKFKPEALDALLDLAPKLFASG; encoded by the exons ATGAAGAAGCCCATGGCGGCCGGCAGCGGCCGCGTGAACGTGGTGCCTATGCTGCTCGTCTTCTGCTTGGCATACGTGCTAGGCTTGGTCTCCAACGTCACCTTCGAGAACTTCTACGTCCACAACTTCCTGTCGCCATTGATGCTGCCTGCCTCTCGGCTGCAAACGCCACCGACAACGCCGGAAGCGGTGCCATGCATCCTGCCGCCGTCGTTGCCCCCTCCcgagccgaccccgccgccgccggcgtcaTTGGAGAGACGGAGAATGGAGAGTGGCAGCGGCGCCATGCACAACATGACCGACGAGGAGCTGCTCTGGAGGGCGTCCATGGTGCCGAGGATCAAGAGCACGCCCAAGCACGGGATCGTGCCCAAGGTGGCCTTCCTGTTCCTGGTGAGGGGGGACGTGCCGCTGCGTCCCCTGTGGGACAAGTTCTTCGAGGGCCACGAGGGGCTCTACTCCATCTACGTGCACACCAGCCCCGACTACACCGGCTCGGCGCCGCCGGACTCCCCGTTCTACGGCCGTATCATCCCGAGCCAG AGAACGAGCTGGGGAAACATAAACCTGATGGACGCGGAGCGGCGGCTGCTGGGGAACGCGCTGCTGGACGTCGCCAACGCGCGGTTCGCGCTGCTGTCCGAGTCGTGCATCCCCATCCTCGGCTTCCCCGCCCTGTACGCCTACCTCACCGGATCCAACACCAGCTTCGTCGACAGCTTCGACCGCCGGGACGGGCGCGCGCGGCACCGGGAATTCTTCGCCGAGCGCAACATCAGCCTGGCGCAGTGGCGCAAGGGCGCACAGTGGTTCGAGATGGACCGCGCGTTCGCTCTCGAGGTCGTCTCCGACGAGACCTACTACGGCCCGGTGTTCCGGAACGGCAAGCACGGCGTCCGCAACCTGGAGGAGCACTATCCCATGACGCTGGCGAGCGTGCTCGGCTGGGGCGCCCGGAACTCCAACCGGACCGTCACCTACTCTGACTGGCGGCACCCGGTGGGGCAGCACCCCAAGAGCCACAACGGCAGCGAGATCACGGAGGAGCTCTTCGAGGAGATGAGGCGGGGCTACGGCGACTGCTACTACAACGGCGGGGTGGCGGAGGTGTGCGCCGTGTTCGCGCGCAAGTTCAAGCCCGAGGCGCTCGACGCCCTGCTCGACCTGGCTCCCAAGCTGTTTGCCTCTGGCTGA